The sequence CTTGTGTTTGCAGCATGCTCTGGCTATTCAAAGATTGGTTTTGTAGGAGAAATATTACTCACTGCATGGGACCATTATGTATATGGAATGAACAGCAGTGACTGCAAAAGCTTGTGCATGGAAAAGGCCCTCTTTGATATCCTCATGTCATTTATCCTGAAGCCACTGCTCTATATAGCTCTGATTCCTATGTCCTATACCCCTCGCTGCCTCTAGTCTGTCCCTGTTCTGATCTTTTGGGATAATATTGAACAAATCAGAGATTGTTCATTAGCATCATGAATACTACTCTGAAGTGATGGTAATTATCGACTTTCTGAATCTatctttgaaaaatgctttgaacCAATTGACTTTATTATGTGGGGCAACCCACAGGATCCAGTCTTAGGCATAAGCCTTTATCGAAGGAGCCTGGAATTAGGAATtgtcaataaatattttgtccaCATCACGTAGGCTTTTGCTAATTACAGAGACTGTTTTGTAGATATGACTGGCTGTGGTGGTCACTAATATAAGAAACTCTTACCTAATTGAGTACAGAGACTGACAATTTTTCATcaattcaaaagcattttttaaaagcttaatcagcttctgtttctgtgtcacGAACACTGCTTCTaatgcctttttaaaaagggtcatggattttttttcagaataatggGTCTCGTTGCATATTCAGTCAGATGTTCAATTCGTGTTGTAAGATGGAGATCTCCAGTAACAGATTGGATACTGACATCCAGAATGCCAAACGTTGTTGCATCACACACAACTATGCACAACCTTAAGCAGAGGTACAAAAATCAAGGTGGGTTCCAGAGAATGAAACAGATCACTGCCTGGCCCTGGCAGATGCCCTGTATCACTCACTATGCATGTTTGTGTAGTCCTCTGGTCCTGGACTGGAATCCCCTCACAAATATCTTCTGTTTGAATGCCATCTACTTGGTGACATTGCCAGGCTTATGCTAGATCCTGCCACGGAAGTGGGCTCCCTTGGAATGCTACTAGGACTGCAGTAAGAATTTTAAGTGAATGCTTTGGTAGCGACAACATGAAAAAACCTTTTGGGAGGGTGAAGGAAGATGGTTGTGATCTACTTAATCAGTTCTACCCCAAAATGAATAAGGTATGAAGCACCATTTTAAAACTGATCCTTGGTATGTTGGTTGCAAGTGCTGTGCTCAGACTACAATAATTTTATTACTAGAAGTAAGTGACcatgtgtcgtggtttaacctggccggcagctaaacaccacacagctgttcactcaccctcccccctccctctctgggacgggggagagaaatggaaagtgaagcctgtgagttgaaataaagacagtttattaagcaggaaaataacaataacagtaataataataatagtactactactactaatgtgtacaaaacaagtgatgcacaatgcaattgctcaccacccgctgaccgatgcccagcctaaccctgagcagtccggccccctcaCCCCAGcaagccacccctatatattgtttagcatgtcagatggtatggaatacccctctggccagtttgggtcacctgtcctgggcctgtcccctcccagctcctgctgcacccccagcctgcccattggcaggacagagtgagaagctgagacgtccttggcttggtgtaagcactgctctgcaacaattaaaacatcggcgtgttatcagcactcttgtcatcctaagccaaaacatagcattctaccagctactaggaagaaaattaactctgtcctaactgaaaccaggacaccatgAGCTTTACTGCCTAACATGGTACCAAACAAATGACTCTATCCTGTATGTGTAGCCACGtcacagtattttcttcttagtaCAAGCCAAGACAGCTTCCTAACAAGCACACAGTGAAGTAGAAAATACAATTAGTCTACGCGAAAGgaaagttgttaaaaaaaaatcagttaaaaattTTGATTTGCAACCTAAAAttgtagaaattatttttaaacgaACTGTAACTATAAACTGTTTTCCCTCTTGGCATTTTGGTCTCATAAATGTTAAGTATGAAATAGTGTAACAGTCAAACCATCAAATAGGGATGATAactatttctcttaaaaaaaagaaaaaaagccaacttGGTTTTCATAAGAATGATGCATCCCAGACATCAATAGCAGTTATATCCTCAAATAAGGACATTCTTTAGTTTGGACCATATTcaggaaatatatttcttccaaTGTTTTTACTGCCTTTCCACCATTTTGTCTAGATCACTGCCCTCTACAACATCTCACATGTATGGAAAGGTAAATAGATGGTTTCAGATGATGCAGAAATGGGATTCTATCCCTGTCATCTCTTTTACAGTATACTGGAACCTCTGATTTTAAGTCTTACATACTACTTAAATTTGAGATCTCTTTTACAGCATACAGAGTACACAGAGTTGTGATTTGTGGAAGCAAGGAATCAGCATTCTCCACCTCCTTTCTTCTAAATACCCCCAAAAACATACCTTATGACAACTGGTATTTCTCATTCAAATCAAAGCACATTAAGTATTTTCTAACATGTTTATTAAAGTAATTAGtcttcacttttttatttttttttatttctgatatattGAAAATGTTCATGTAGCACACAAGACCTacaacagataaaaacaaataaaactgttaATACAGGCTTGTAACTCACATCCAAGACTCGGTAAGCTTGGTAAGAGTTCTGGTTATTTAGCTTTCTTAAATTCTAGGCATTGATCCTTTTCACTGTTGCATATATAACTGTTCAGAAGTACATTCTCATGGTAGGTGAACACTAAAAGCCTTTAGTTTAGAGAAGATGATTGAAAAGATTAACAttccaaaataaagttttcttctttctcttgcagGAAGCATCAGTAAATTATCTTGGTCCATCACTGCAttactttttcctgaaaatacaaTGCTTATGAGGACAAGTTATCCATGCAATTAGTATATAACATTAATTATCCTTTGATTAGtctacaaattattattttttctgtcatctctTCAGTTAAAACTTTTCTGCAGCTTACACAAGacacacaaaacagaactgcagtaaaaaacaaaacaaaacaaaaaaaaaaaccactaagtTATAAGGAAGCTGCTGAGTATTGAGTTTGTCATCATAAAATGCTACCCtaaaagcaaatgatttttgAATATGCAACTTGAAATTCTGGTCTCAGCAATCAGAGTTCTGGCTACAACAGACCAAAGGTTTCACCAAATGGTGACAGTtgggggcagggagcagggcagagaggaagatgtcagttaaagaacaaaaccaaaccaaaacgAACACCAAGaaccaacaacaaaatgaacCATCCTCTTCCCAAACCTTCTAATTCTAAGAGATGTTTGGTACTTGCTTACTCGCATTGAAAATATAAGAACTAAAGCCACTCTGAAGTTTGGACACACACTGTCACTACTTTGTATAGAATATTTGCATCtccaaatgcaaacaaaaataccctACAGTGCATGACATGCACTAAATACCTTAAGTCTTTTTAAGACAGCCAACTAGCTGAACACCGGACTAATTAtacatatttcaaaaaacagtttaagtAGCACATATGAAATTTACAAATATACAATAGAAAGTGAATATGGTTAAGGTAACATTCTCCTGTATCACAGCTCTCCATTTTATTCATGTTGAAGGTTACCTTTATTATGATTACTAATCAgtctcttatttttaaagtagatttaAGTGTTCTCCTATCTTCAATAAGGATTATGAAAACAATTGACTAAATACATCTGTAGCtttcatagaaaatattaaGTTCCCAttagtgaaattaaaattattcctCTGCAATATTCTGAACTCATGAGGTTCTGAAATGTATGCATTTGGAGCCAAGGACTAAAAGTAAGGTTCTGGATTCTACAAGGACAGTTCTAGAGGGAACCAAGAACCAACAGTTTTCTGGCAGGTATCTACCTATACACTAAAACCAAATCTAAGAATcttcaaatatgaaaaacagaagtagcCTTATTAATCCCTGGAAAAGCAGCTaagaatctgaaaatattttgagttatTCTTAATAACTTAATGACTTTGGATCCTCAGCAACCAGTACAGAAGAAACACTTCAGAACAATGTTGAAGATACCAAACTGGACGTCAAATCTGTTGGCCttgtaagaaaaagaatttaagaCAGTTTGTATTACCTTATCCATACCATAAGAGACAGACTACAAACGTCATCAGTGCTGCAGGCTACAAAGCTAACACGCTGATGATCAGATACTACAGAAGTAGGCCAGTGCTTTGGTATTATAATTCATCATCAGTTAATTATCAAAGATTCCACTCCATAAGAAAAACAGGGCAGCCAACAGCAGTATACCAGAGCTAGCAGTGGTATAGTTCTGTACAACATAAGTACAAAACTTCTAGAAACGGGTATAGTACTGATTCTGTAACAGCGATGAAAAATAGACTATACTTGGTACTAGGATTTACACCTGTGTGAAGCTGCAAGAGATAAAACAAACCTTTGGAAACTTGTACAGCTTAGTTAAGTAAGTCAAAGCGCAGAATGGACAGAGGTAGAGcaaataaggaagaaaacattatttaaatattcaggaAAAGGCAACATTACTGAACAGGAAAGAAGTCAACTCTTAACTAAGAAGAACATAACACCTAAAGGAGTCCAATATAGAAAATCTGGGCACTTTTGACACAATACTGCACTGTGACTTCAGAAAGATTGAAGAgtccacagaaaacaaaggtcTGCTATGATTATAACCTATGAACACTGGATTTTGgatgtgtatatattttaattaataaggACAGTTGAGGGGAGAGGTAGCCAGAATACTGATAATCCTTTCCGGAGACCACTTTCAAGTTGAGGCTGCTATTACATTTCTTTGGGAAGATCTATTAAATAACGTGCAGTGATAACTGATACAGAATCATCACTTCAGCACTAGCTAGTGGATATTCTCCAACAGACTTACTAGCTTTGATACTTCTAATAAGGACATATTGGTACCTCATGGTTCAAATAGCAACTGCGAATTGCAGAAATTTGGCAGACTGCTGATACACACTGACAAATTATATATTACAGTACACAGTATCTGGAAGCAGTTGCTCTGAAGTCTCTGTTGACTCAGAGAATAGTAgcaaaattaatgaatttttgGGCTGCCCAAAGATACTTACGATCTTACTAACTTTAATTGCATCAGATGAAAGCATTATGTGTCACTCTAAAGatcaaaaaacagaatttaagatCTTCAAACAAATAGACTGGTGGGTTGTTTTAATCACACTGAAGAATGTAATAAACCATTTTGTAAAAGGAGATCAAAGGTATGCATCAGTTGTTACTATACTATTTTGGGGACTGATTATTGATGATAGCCAATCAAGAACCTAGTCATCATAAAGTGATTTAATTGGTTGAACTGTATAAGATTTTGCAAATTTGATTTAAGAGCCAGAGCacaataaaatgtgtttgtgtgttaaCGAGACACTTATGGGTAAGActttctgttaaagaaaaataatgcaattttgaaaaaaataatataccCTATAAAACCAAGTCAAAGACTACATGAATGAAGGAATAAGGGAATAAACAAGGGAATAAAAACATCAcaaagctgaaagagaaaaacaaattataataGCCCAAAACAAGAACAATTACACAATTTTTAGTacatttacacacacatatCTGGTTTGATCTCTTTTCTCTGTGGTAGTGAGTGAGTGAGGTTTGGAACCTCACAGAGGTTTTCTCCGTTAGTGAGGTTTGGAACCCACCATCACCACTCCAAATAAAGAGCGGCAAGTCCCAAAGACAGCATCTTGAGAGCAAACTGTATTCTCCAAAGTATCTGATTTAGAATAATGCATGTTGCCTCAGGTAGCTTCTGCATCCCAGTGGGTTTGTGTCCCTCAGCTTCATAGGAAAGAAACGGGAGGTGGTCATACATACATCACTGAAGATCCCAGACACATTGGTGGGtgagaaaatgagttttgtCATCTGATGAAGAACTAGAAGGTGTATTTTGATCAGGAGATGGTTATATCTCCTGCAGGCACAAGTTAACTTTTTGTCTGTTGACCAGACAGATCACTTAAAAGGTTATTCTTCTCTTACAAGTAGACCATATGTCCTGTTATGGTGGCTGAATCTGATGACAACTATTAATAATCTGCTGAGATAAGACTTCGTCTTACACCATTCCTTCCTTCAGTGGAGCATCACACTgagaattcagattttaaatattcaaaactatTCTTTAGGTGTAACTAGGATGACTTTCACATAAAATCTACTAGTTATGTTGGTAACAGAAGAAGCTTTTACAAGGTTGAAAAAATCTACAAAGTCTATCAGGCATGAAATTCTGtcatttcaattttatatttcaatggTTGAAGACTGTGTACCTCCGAGCCACACTTAGGACATGTAAAATACATATCAAATAAATAGTTACTTTTAATACAATAGtaacaaaaaacatgcaaacagcCTATGGTATGCGGCATGGTAGGCCACTCCCCACACAATGAACACTCCTTGCAGTGAACTGCTaatgtgttttcattattaGGAAGACTTGCCATAGGCAAACACCACGAAGAAATTTTGAGTTTCAGTTTCTGTACATTAATGAGGGGTAGCAGGTAGATCAGAAATTCAGCGAAACCATGCCATAAGAGCTCCCTGTTCATGTATTCAAATCCTACCTGACGAACACTTTGTGGCTTGCAAAAAACTGACCTAATTCCTAGAATGCGTTCTGTAAGCGTTGCAAATgttcctttctgaagaaaaatcagaaaatttacAAGTCCACACAGTTTAAGAAGTCCAGCTCCGAAGTTAAGGTAATACTTGATTTTACAGAAGGACTGTAGTTGACCATTGCTAAATAAATCATAACATCTTTCTTCCAACCATCTTCCACCAACAGTGAAAATAAGATACCATAACTTCTGGTGTTTGCTCAGAGGCTggtatttttctgtctgagatAAATTATTCTTGTACTGAATATTCAGAATAGCCTGTCCCACAGTTGCATTCTTAGAATAGATAGTGAATCTCCACAGTAAAAGCcatagaaatgcttttaattctGGTTCAATATGAGACAGCACTCCTGGTTTAAATCCATGAAAACAGCTGGTAAACTGGGACCACACTAGTTGTTCCAAGGCTTTGTTTAGTTCAAGAGCATCGAGTTGACTTATTCTAAGCACAGGATTCACACTCTTTTCATTTCCAACGCTGGAGgacatttcttcagaaaaaaaaaaaaaacacacaactttcTAGGAATAAACACAAATAGATTTTAGTGTAACAGAGCATTTCCTATTTTCATTCTTATTACAGATAACAAAATTGTAATATACCAgcaataaacaataaataacaaATGCTTCTTTAGATATTGTTATGTTATCAGGAATTACTATGAGTCCCTTCAGCAAGCTTTACATTGACAGTATAAAATTGCCTCTCAAAAGAGCTTGTATTAgactatttttcaaaaatagtaaCACTTTTACTTGGTTAGATAGAAGTATGTAACCTGtttcaaatattcaaaaaacttcacatatttcacatttcactATTCTCATTTCATATTCACAttgtgtaaattaaaataaaacaaaaacaaacaaacaaaaaaacacaatcctGGGCACAACTGTTACACTCAACTGGATCTTAAAATGGAAGAACCTTGTAAAACTGTAAGATTGTTTAtggaaaaacagggaaaataagcagaaaaaaatccagaagagaACAGTGGGGTGGATAGAAAATACTGTTCCAATTATAATTCAGTAGTTGCAGCTGAAAGTAAAAATCTtatcaatataaaaaaaatgtatagattacatacagaaaaatatagaagaaaattaagGCAAGAATGATAAAACCTGCTAAATAAAGGCAGCTTAGTTTAGGGAAGAATCATTATAGGTgattaaagaaatattcagcCATCAATTATCATACAGCACATCACTAAAGCcagaatatattttccagaGTCTTAGACAGGTGCAGAATTGTACTACTAATACTccttaaatattaaatttcctAGCAAGATCCTAGCAAGACTAATGCCTACTAGAAACCTCAACATATACTCTTCTTGTTTGAgcattacagagaaaaaaaaaacatttcaaaaaattgTTCAGCTTAAATGTCATCATATCTGAAATTCTCTAAGAAAGTAAATGGAATAAATTGTAAGAGCAAAATATGGATAACATTTCCACAATGCAAAAACTGTGTGTTAGctgattttttgatttttttttaaatttattattattattattattattattcagaaaacagacaacaaaGGGATTTATGGAAAGGGGCATATTTCAGGTAGTGGACAACATATTTCAATTTCTGAATCAGACTGTATAACAGATGAGGGACAGCCTTTTGGAGAAGGTACAGAAAAAATGCTTGCAATTTATATGAGGAAGGCCTGCTCTAACACAAAATCACTTTGAATATAAGGTGCTAGATAGGACCCCAGATACGAACGGTtgctaatcacagaatcacagaatttctaggttggaagagacctcaagatcatcgagtccaacctctgacctaacactaacagtccccactaaaccatatccctaagctctacatctaaatgtcttttaatgaTATTAAGAATACTAAAAAAGTCCTCCAAACCAATAATGCCACCCTGAAACACTGTGCACCAAAAGTTTTAAAGCCCagtatgaaatattatttatttgtaccaTGTGTACTGTTTTCTGTACCTACAGAAGTATGACCTGTAATTGGTCATGTCTGTAAGGAAAATACTGTGCAAAGCTCATAGGaaatatgatttcatttttattgtatgCTACGCAATGCCAATTTCTAATTAACCATGACTGGCTACAAGAACAGGGCATGGAGTAACTccactttgtttcttttaactCTTCCTTCCTCATTAACAAGTAAAATATGAGTAAAGGTAGCATAAAGCCACCTCCTCTGGACAAACTGAGGTTCCCACCAGGTTGACACCCACCAGCCTGACAAGCCAGTAAACAAGGACATACCAAGCCTGTCTCACTTGCACTTCCACCTTTTCTGTAGTAAGCACTGAGGCACGGGAAGTTTGTCTGGAAAGCACTACCCAATAACTTATCTCCTCCACTTTGTGATCACAAGATCAATATGGACCCTACTGTATCTTTCTGTATCTCTTCATTAACAGCAGCTCCAATGAATATCTATGCTCCCAGTCCTCATTTCTCACCCCACTACAATTTTAGGAACCCCAGTCTCTGACAGCCTGCTCTGGAACCTCACTCCAGCCTCATAATATCCACCCCTAATCTAGTGCCTTCTTCATTTCTAGTAACATCTCAGTGATGCCTACTCATTTCACTCTCACCCACCCATTTTGATTACCCTCTCATAAGCATTCTGTACAGCTTCCAATACATATAATCTCCCTTCAAAACCCTAATTCTATTTTAATGGCCATCTCATCAAACTTCCACacccacagaaaaaaagccttaGTAGATCAGCTTTCAACACaatcattttttccagctgtcttCCAGCACCATCCCAGGGGCTGAGATCCTGTTCTTGTAGATTTCGTGTAAGGTA comes from Aythya fuligula isolate bAytFul2 chromosome 2, bAytFul2.pri, whole genome shotgun sequence and encodes:
- the PEX2 gene encoding peroxisome biogenesis factor 2 isoform X2 — its product is MSSSVGNEKSVNPVLRISQLDALELNKALEQLVWSQFTSCFHGFKPGVLSHIEPELKAFLWLLLWRFTIYSKNATVGQAILNIQYKNNLSQTEKYQPLSKHQKLWYLIFTVGGRWLEERCYDLFSNGQLQSFCKIKYYLNFGAGLLKLCGLVNFLIFLQKGTFATLTERILGIRSVFCKPQSVRQVGFEYMNRELLWHGFAEFLIYLLPLINVQKLKLKISSWCLPMASLPNNENTLAVHCKECSLCGEWPTMPHTIGCLHVFCYYCIKSNYLFDMYFTCPKCGSEVHSLQPLKYKIEMTEFHA
- the PEX2 gene encoding peroxisome biogenesis factor 2 isoform X1; the protein is MGEEEEMEYEKVVCFFFFSEEMSSSVGNEKSVNPVLRISQLDALELNKALEQLVWSQFTSCFHGFKPGVLSHIEPELKAFLWLLLWRFTIYSKNATVGQAILNIQYKNNLSQTEKYQPLSKHQKLWYLIFTVGGRWLEERCYDLFSNGQLQSFCKIKYYLNFGAGLLKLCGLVNFLIFLQKGTFATLTERILGIRSVFCKPQSVRQVGFEYMNRELLWHGFAEFLIYLLPLINVQKLKLKISSWCLPMASLPNNENTLAVHCKECSLCGEWPTMPHTIGCLHVFCYYCIKSNYLFDMYFTCPKCGSEVHSLQPLKYKIEMTEFHA